Part of the Anaerolineales bacterium genome is shown below.
GGAAGGCGACCGCATCCGCATCGATTTCACCAACTCGGGCACGCATCCCCACACGATTCACTTTCACGGCGTCCACCCCTTCGAGATGGACGGCGTTCCCGGCGCGGGCCCGGGCGAGATCGGCGTCGGAGAATCCTTCGTTTACGAATTCGACGCCGAGCCCTTCGGCTGCCACCTCTATCACTGCCACTCCCTTCCGCTCAAACGGCACATCCACAAAGGTCTCTACGGCGCCTTTATCGTCGATCCTGCCGAAGGCCGGCCGCCGGCGCGCGAATTGATGATGATCATGAACGGCTTCGATACCAATTTCGACTCCGCCAACGAGGTCTACGCCGTCAATTCGGTCGGTTTCGAGTACGCCCGCCGGCCGATCCCGGTCAAAGTCGGCGAATTGATCCGGGTGTATCTGATCAACATCACCGAGTTCGACCCGATCAACTCCTTCCACCTGCACGCCGAATTCTTCGATTATTACGATCACGGCACCACACTCACGCCGACCCTGCATACGGTGGACACGATCATGCAGGCTCAGGCCCAACGGGGCATCCTCGAATTCAGCTACCGCTGGCCGGGGAAATACATGTTCCACGCCCACGTGAGTGAGTTTGCCGAACTGGGCTGGATGGGCAACTTCAACGTGGTCGACGCCGAGGATTTCGAGCAGGCGTTGGTGGAAGCCGGTCTGGATGCCGATTGGGACCGACGAGCTTTGCACGGCAGCACGGCAAACGGATGAGAGGCAAATTCCACATGACCGAGTCAGGATCGCAAAACGCTGCACCACGGTATGGATTCAATTGGCGGACGGTGCTGCTGGGATTGTTTCCCCTGCTGGTGCTGGGTGCGGTGATCGCCTATTTCCTATTCACGGGCGGTGGATTGGGAAACTTGAGTTCCCCTCCGCTGGAACAGCTCAACATCGAACGCATCATCCTGCCCGAACCGGGATCGATCGCCCTCCACGTGGTCAATGATGGTCCCGTAACTCTGACCATCGCCCAGATCGCAGTAGACGAAGCCTACTGGAACTTCGAGGCCGATCCATCCAACACGCTGCCGCGCCTGAGCCGGGCCACGATCACGATTCCCTATCCGTGGGTGAAGCAGGAAGCTCACCTCATCAAGCTCGTCACTTCGATCGGCACGACCTTCGAGGCCGAAATTCCCATCGCCGTCGAGACCCCAAAGCCCAGCGGCAAGCTGTTGTTGAACTTCGCGCTGGTGGGGTTCTACATCGGCATCGTGCCGATCGCGCTGGGCATGCTCTGGTTCCCGATCCTGCGCCGGCTCAATCCCCGCGGGAGGCACTTCATTCACTCCCTCACCGTCGGCTTGTTGATTTTCCTGGCGGTCGGAACCTGGCTGGACGCGCTCGAATTCGCCGATCAGCTTGCGGCCTTCTGGCAAGGCGTGCCCCTGGTCATTTTCGTTTCCTTGATTTCGCTGGGTGTGTTGGTCGCAATCGGCGCAGTCCGCCGCGGCTCGAGCCGCGTTCTGGACACTTCCTACCTGCTCTCGCTGGGCATCGGCTTGCACAACCTGGGCGAAGGACTGGCGATCGGCGCCGCGTTCGCCCTGGGCCAGGCCGCCTTGGGAACGTTTCTGATCGTCGGATTCGCACTGCACAACATCACGGAAGGCGTGGGCATCGTGACCCCGCTGGTCCGCGAACCTCCCCGCTTCGCTCATTTCCTGGGTCTGATCCTGCTGGGTGGCGGACCGGCCATCCTGGGTACGTGGGTAGGCGGATTCGGCTTCAACCCCGTGCTGGCCACCATCTTTCTGGCCGTCGGCGTAGGCGCCATACTGCAGGTGATCTGGGAAGTCGGCAAACTGGTGGTAAACGGGAGCAAAAAACTCGGCGATCCAGCCTTGAACTGGACGACGCTGTTCGGGTTGAGCAGCGGACTGCTGATCATGTACTTCACCGCGTTTCTGGTGAAGTTCTAGCCGGTGTACCGGTGGGGAATGGGAGAGGTTGAAAACGTAATGTGAGCGCCGCTCACTCGTCTTCGGGCCGGTAAGCCGCCTGCGACATGTCGCCCACGTATTCCGGCAGGTCGGTATGCCCCAGGATCTCGCGGATCGTACGTGCCTCGCCGGTGTGCATCCAGTAATGATAGATGTTGCGCTGCAGCATCGTGCCGATACTTTCAGGATAATCCTTTCCCTTGTACAGGAAATGACCCTCCAGATCCTCCGGCGTTACGTCGTCGAGATACACATCCGCTTGCGCCGTTACCGCACGCCAGACCTCCCAAATCTCATCCAGCGGTGGTCTACTGGCAGGTTTGCCGTACCCAACCCGGTCGTTCAAATCCGGGAATAGCGTCTTTCCCTGGGCAGCCTCCACCCAGTAGCGGTGCTCCTGGTTGGCCAAATGGCCGATCGTCCAACTGAGACAGTTCATCGAGTCGATGCGAACGAGCGCATCTTCTGCAGAAACTGGTTCCATGCAGCGCAGGAATTCGGACCGGGCGAAACGCAATTGGGTGACGAGTGGATGGCAAACCATGGTTGCCCCTCCTTGTTTTCGTATACTCGCTTTGGAATCTTCTCTGCGAATTGCGGCTATTCTAACAGATCGCAGCGCGGGGGACGTACTTGTGGGCGGCGTTCGCCGCGCCTATACTGAAGGCAGTATTGCAGAGGGACGATTTGTGTGAACAGACTCGCTTTGGATTGAGTAGGCCCAATACTCATTTGAGCTCGATGACGATCGCCTGAAGCGGCATTTGGGCGAGGAGTCTTCCATGGTCGACTTGCAGCGGTTGCGTGAGGTGCCGGGTGTCAAAGGAACCGTCCGGGTTTCGCTGGGCGGCGAATTACAGGATCATTCCATCGACGGTTCCCCCGACATCGTGGCGGATCTCACCGCCCGGCTCAGCGCTACAGCTCGACGCGTCGCTGCGGTGATGGGTTATGAAGATTTCGTACACGCCCTGCTCTCCTACCGCGATGGCGGAAATCCGCTGCTCATCATTCCCCAGGAATCTTCATTCATCGGTTTGCTGCTCGACGTACCCCAAACACTGGTCGGAATCAGCGATACCTCACAAACCTTTTACAGCAGAGAATTGATTGCAGCTAGCCATATCCTCACCAGAATTCGAGGACTCATGGAGAGTGAATGAGGATAGAACACACGCAGGCATATCTGGATCGACTCGCAGCTTTGGAAGGGGTTCAAGGTGCATTTCTCTTCGATTCACGGGGAAAAGTTCTTTTCCATTCGACCCTCATAAAGCTGACGTCAGAAAAGCGGAACGTTCTGGCGCTCGCGCTGTCGCAATCCCTCACCGATTTATCCGGTATCCACGCATCTCCGTTAATGGACATCGATCTGTTCTTCGGCCAGGGGCGTCTGGTGATTAAAGGCGTCCCACAGGGTGGATTATGCATCGTGTGCGACAGGCAGGTGAACAACTCCTTGCTCAACATCGCCCTCGAAGAATGGTTCAACTTGCTGCTGGAAAATGACACACAACCCGCCGGCGGGCCGCGCCGTTCAATCCTCGATGAGTTGATCCAAGTCGCGCAGGAGGTATTGGGGGAACATGCAAGCAAGGTCATCAGCATCCTCGAAACGGCGGACGATGAGGGAGAAAATCTTCTGGATGCAATCGCCCAGGCGGAAAAGCTGACGCGGCTGTTTATCGATAAGGATCAAGCCGGGCACATGGCGCAGCGCATGCGCGACCTGGTCCAGGAAACAAGATAAGGAGAGTGGCGAAATGGTTTATGTGTCTTACGCATTGAGCATTTTGGGAATCATCGTGATGGTGGTCAACGTTCTGTTAGCGTTCCGCCTGCGCCGCGACTTGATAGGTGGAGAGATACGTTCGCGCTGGAGTTTGCTGACCAATTTCATCCTCATCTTTCTCGTGGGCTACGTCCTATCCCCGCTGCTGCTGGTCTTCTCCGTGCCCGCAGAATACATGGCTGCGGTTGTTTTTCTCATCTTCCTGCTTGGTGCGATCTTCGTCTGGATCGTGATCACGATCTTGCGCGAGATATTGTCGGTGCTGGAGGTCCTGGAGGAATAACGTCCTTCGTTGCCGGCCACTCCGGTTCAATGATATAGACTACCCAGGACTTCCGCGCCCTTGTACTACCAGATTTGGCGAAAACGCTTTCAACGCTATTGCACTGTTTTCGAGGCGTGAATACACCGCCAGCATCTTTTCGCACACCTCTTTGTTTGTAACGACCTGATCAACTCACCAGGCCCTCAAACATCAAGAGAGATTGTTCAACAGATGGGCCAGGACGCCAGACAGTAGAGAATTGTCGCTTCACTGCGTATCCAAAAAGCAGGCTGACAATGAAGATCGACAGCGCGCCGCCGACCGGCCTGGTCAGGCTTTCGATTACGGTCCCAGTGAAGAACCAGCCAGGAAGATGCAGAACGACGAAGCACAAGGATGTGGCGAGGTTCGCTAACCAAAATGAATGTTGCTGCCGCAGGTTCCCGAGTACCGCCCCGCGCAGCAGAAATTCCTCGAAGAAGGGCGCGATCAGTACGACGTTCAGCAAGGCGTAACTCGGTTGAAATTGGAAGATCGGCTTTCCCGCCAGGAGCTTTGGAATCCAGCCGGTCAGGGCGATCAACAAACCGACGCCGCCGCCCCAGAACAACCAGCCCTTGACGTTGGCGACGTTGAACACCTGCTTCAGATCGCGCCCCCCGAGGCGGACGAGCCAGTACGCCGGCAGGACCCACAACAGCAGCTTCGCCGTCGTCCAATAGACGAAGCTTCTCACGCTCGTCGCCATCCAGGGGATGCTGTCATCGAGCTGGACCTTGACCATCCAGGCGGCGATCCAGGCTGCGATTATCGCCGCAAATATGAGCCAGGTACTCCAGGCGATTCGTGCGGATGTAAGTTGCTTGTCAATTACTGCCATATGCCGACATAATAATTCACGAGGTTGACTGCACTCATTCGAACCAGACTCTGGACCGCCTTCTTGCCAGGCTTAGATGAATAAAAAGCCACATCGAATTCAGCAAAAAGGATATGGCGGAAAGAGTCATAAATTCGGCCAAGCTTCCCCCGAAAAAATAGAGAACCAACCCAAAGATAGACGGTAAGATTCCGATAGTCCAACCTACAATGAGAGATGCCGCGATGGGTCGGAAACCCATTCTAGAATACTGTCTTACGAACGAATAATATAGCAGCTTACCGAAACGCAAAAAGACGACGAAGTTCAACGCCAATCCGATGATCACGAAGACATGCAATGCCGGCAACCACGATAGTTTCTCGTTGATATAATCGTGTGCTAAAGTTCCGCTTGTGAGATACAAGAAGGGAGAAAGATAAAAAACGAGAATAATAAATCGCCTGAGAAAGCCCTTGATCGAATCCATCCGGTTTCCACCAAAAATATCAGTGCGCAGAGAGATCCCCCATTGATATACGAACACATTCAGCGCTCTCTGCCTTACAAATTCACGATCGCCGATGCAGATTTCTAATCGTCGTCCATCGAACCACGAGACGAAATATCCACTTATTTCCACGCCCGCAGCATGGCCTTCACGGACCGGCGCAGTTCCTGAGTGAAACCTGCGCTGAACTTGCGGGCGTACATCATCTGCCCGTAATTGTCGATTCCAGGCGGCCGCTCGGCGGCGGCGGCGAATTTCTCCTGCGCCTGGTGGAACATCTGCGCGTACTCGTCGACTCCCAGCCGCCGGTATTCGTCCTCGAAGACGATGAAATCCTGATCGTAGCGGGTGGTCTGCGGACGTTCCGCTTCCTGCCGGGTCGGATACCCGAAGCACAGCAAGCAGATGGGAAAGACGTATTCAGGCAGCTTGAACAGCTCCCGATGCGTCTCGTAGTTTTCCAGGATGTCCCCGATGTAGCAAGAGCCTATCCCCAGCGACTCGGCGGCGATGACGGCCGTCTGGGCGGCGATGAGCGC
Proteins encoded:
- a CDS encoding nitroreductase family protein → MNPTLEVIHTRKSIRAYEELPIADAERNAILRAAMRAPTAGNMMLYSIIHVKNQASRETLARTCDNQPFIAEAPLVLLFLADYQRWHDYFRLSGAEDIAAGPLQKPEEGDLILACCDALIAAQTAVIAAESLGIGSCYIGDILENYETHRELFKLPEYVFPICLLCFGYPTRQEAERPQTTRYDQDFIVFEDEYRRLGVDEYAQMFHQAQEKFAAAAERPPGIDNYGQMMYARKFSAGFTQELRRSVKAMLRAWK
- a CDS encoding roadblock/LC7 domain-containing protein; the encoded protein is MVDLQRLREVPGVKGTVRVSLGGELQDHSIDGSPDIVADLTARLSATARRVAAVMGYEDFVHALLSYRDGGNPLLIIPQESSFIGLLLDVPQTLVGISDTSQTFYSRELIAASHILTRIRGLMESE
- a CDS encoding multicopper oxidase domain-containing protein, with the translated sequence MGKRLSRRDFLLGSTISLLSGAGMTRLAQTLQGENETQARQTTEGDDPHAHFGMVGNVNHVRNGFDPLRMLVDWDYGKVSTMPNGQTLREYQFVAYDKEIEVAPGVFFPAWTYNGRVPGPTIRCREGDRIRIDFTNSGTHPHTIHFHGVHPFEMDGVPGAGPGEIGVGESFVYEFDAEPFGCHLYHCHSLPLKRHIHKGLYGAFIVDPAEGRPPARELMMIMNGFDTNFDSANEVYAVNSVGFEYARRPIPVKVGELIRVYLINITEFDPINSFHLHAEFFDYYDHGTTLTPTLHTVDTIMQAQAQRGILEFSYRWPGKYMFHAHVSEFAELGWMGNFNVVDAEDFEQALVEAGLDADWDRRALHGSTANG
- a CDS encoding DinB family protein yields the protein MVCHPLVTQLRFARSEFLRCMEPVSAEDALVRIDSMNCLSWTIGHLANQEHRYWVEAAQGKTLFPDLNDRVGYGKPASRPPLDEIWEVWRAVTAQADVYLDDVTPEDLEGHFLYKGKDYPESIGTMLQRNIYHYWMHTGEARTIREILGHTDLPEYVGDMSQAAYRPEDE
- a CDS encoding CPBP family intramembrane metalloprotease translates to MAVIDKQLTSARIAWSTWLIFAAIIAAWIAAWMVKVQLDDSIPWMATSVRSFVYWTTAKLLLWVLPAYWLVRLGGRDLKQVFNVANVKGWLFWGGGVGLLIALTGWIPKLLAGKPIFQFQPSYALLNVVLIAPFFEEFLLRGAVLGNLRQQHSFWLANLATSLCFVVLHLPGWFFTGTVIESLTRPVGGALSIFIVSLLFGYAVKRQFSTVWRPGPSVEQSLLMFEGLVS